From the genome of Lotus japonicus ecotype B-129 chromosome 6, LjGifu_v1.2, one region includes:
- the LOC130726405 gene encoding probable E3 ubiquitin-protein ligase XERICO has protein sequence MGLSSLPAPSEGVLCIILVNTAMSISIVKAIFRTFLHIVGIHVSSPSPPTENSQNPPDPSEFQYLSPSEGFIEDFRSKTPTLRFESVCSSCKQQPEHECSVCLTKFEPESEINCLPCGHLFHKACLEKWLDYWNITCPLCRTPLMPEDDASCFW, from the coding sequence ATGGGCCTATCAAGTCTCCCAGCACCTTCTGAAGGAGTGTTATGTATAATTCTGGTGAACACTGCAATGTCAATATCTATAGTTAAAGCCATTTTTAGGACATTCCTTCACATTGTTGGTATCCATGTTTCATCACCCTCCCCTCCAACAGAAAACTCCCAAAACCCACCTGATCCATCTGAGTTCCAATATCTCAGTCCCTCAGAGGGTTTCATTGAAGACTTCAGAAGCAAGACACCAACGCTTAGGTTTGAGAGTGTGTGTAGCAGTTGCAAACAACAACCTGAACATGAGTGTTCAGTGTGTCTCACTAAATTTGAACCAGAATCAGAGATAAACTGTTTACCTTGTGGCCATCTCTTCCATAAAGCATGCTTGGAGAAATGGTTGGACTATTGGAACATTACGTGCCCACTTTGCAGGACTCCCTTAATGCCTGAAGATGATGCATCTTGCTTTTGGTAA